The Lysinibacillus irui sequence GATATTTTTCGATTTTGATTACTTCCGCGCCCATATCTGCTAGGACCATTGTGCAATAAGGACCAGCTAATACTTGGGATAAATCAACAACTCTTATTCCCTTTAATGCCTGTTTCATTTATCTTCAGTCCCATCAATTTTGACTAATGTGATGTTACGTAACCCCTTGACTGAGGTCACACCAGCTAACGCGATGGAAACCTTTAGCTCATCATAAAGATTGGTCATCACTTTCTCGACACCTTGTTGTCCATTAAGAGCTAGTCCATAAACAAATGGACGTCCAATCGCAACAGCATCTGCACCTAAAGCAAGTGCTTTTAGTGCGTCCATACCACGGTACACACCGCTATCTAAAATAATCGGAATTTGTCCATTTACTGTCTCCACAATAGCAGGAAGGGCATCCAGAGAACCGATCACACCATCTAGTTGACGACCACCATGGTTGGAAACAATGATGCCATCGATGCCATTGTCGATTGCTAACCTTGCATCTTCAGCATGTAAAATTCCTTTCAATAATATTGGAAGATTAGTGCGTCGCTTTAACTCTCGAACATGTTCCCAATTGAGTGTGGGGTGGAAGACATTTTGCAGAACCCCCTGTACATAGGACTCAAATGAATCATCAGGCAATGAGGCAGTAAAAACAGGATCATTCATATAATTTCCTTTTGCATAGCCTAGCTTTAGTGGTGAAAATTGGTTGCGCACATCTTCTTCTCGCCAGCCAAGCATTACCGTATCAATCGTTAAAACGATTGCTTCAAATCCAGCTGCCTCTGCTCGTGCAGCCATACTATACGCAATTGCCTCATTTGTAGACCAATACAATTGGAACCATTTTGTTGCTGTTGGAGCAGCTTCGGCAACTTCCTCAAGCGCATAAGTGGAAACTGTACTTTGAATATATGGAATATTTAAATGTTGGGCAGCACGGACAACGGCAAGCTCTCCCTCATCGTGAACCATACCATTCATGCCAACTGGAGCAAAAAGCAATGGAGTTGGATAGGTTTTACCAAACAAATGAATCGACGTATCAACATTAGAGACATCATTTAAAAAGCGGGGTACAATGGAGTATTTTTTAAACGCTGCACGATTGTTGTGTAAAGTTTGTTCACCCCCAGCACCTGAACGTATATAGCCGAAGGGTCCAGCTGCTATTTTTTCTGCAACAGCCTTTTCTAGGTCAGCAAAGCAAATGGGAAAGGGGGCTTGTGCAGTAATATTCTTTAACAGTAGATCGCCATCAGTCGTGTTTGTCATCGTAACTACCTCACTTATTTATTGAAAATAGGCTTTCTTTTGTGTAAAAAGGCTTGAATGCCTTCGTTATAATCGTCTGAACTAAATGAATTAAGAACGGTTTGGGCCAGTTCTTCGTTCTCTTCGTTTTCACCATCTACAATCGCCTGAATGATTTTTTTAATGCCTGCATTTGCAACGGATGATTTACTTAATAGATGCTCTGCAAAATGCAATGTGGCATTTTCAATATCCTCTGGCTCATGTAAGGCTGTGATTAAACCAATGCTTTTTCCTTCTTCCGCTGTAAATATGTTGGCTGTATATAAAATTTCCTTTGCCTTGGCGACACCCACAATATTGATTAAGCGTTTAGTGCTTTCAAGATTATAGACAATACCAATATTGGCTGCCGTAATACCAAGCTTACTATTCGGTGTGGCCAATCTAAAATCACATGCGTTTGCTAACTCTAAGCCACCGCCAATCGCTAAGCCCTGAATCATTGCAATGGTAGGGTGCGGAAATTTATAAAGGGCATCAATGGCTTTTAAAGCTATATCGTTATAGGCTTTGGCATTGTCAGCAGCATAACGAATATCTAAAAACTCACTAATATCTGCACCTGATGAAAAGGCAACTTCATTGATACCGCGAACAATTAATAGCTTAATAGAAGGATCTGTACGTAACTGCTCAAGCTGGTCTACTATGGCCTTAAACATCGCCCTCGATAAAGAATTACGTTTATCAGGGCGATTTAACACTAACGTTGCGATATAGCCGTTTTTTTCTACGTAAATTTCAGTTGTCATCGTCATTCTCCTAGTCTTTCTTTAATTTCGCAGCAAAGCGGTTGCCGATGGATTGTATGCTTTGAACAAGGATGATTAAGATAAAGACAGTGGCATACATAACATCAACCTCATAGCGTAAATGACCATAACGGTAGGCAAGGTCACCTAATCCCCCTGCCCCCACCATTCCAGCCATTGCCGTAGCGCCAATTAAGCCAATTGTGGCAATCGTTAAGCCTAAAATAATCGATGGGCGTGCTTCACGTAATAGGACATGCCAAATAATATGGCGACGTTTTATGCCCATTGCTGTATAAGCTTCTACCACACCTGAATCCACCTCTAAAAGAGCAGATTCCATTAAGCGTGCAATATAAGGAGCTGTATAAACAACTAGTGGGACTATAACACCTTTAACACCAATCGTTGTACCAACAATTAATTTGGTAAATGGTAAGATGAAGAATAATAAAATGATAAATGGAACAGAACGAATAATATTGATGATGAGATTAAAAAGCTGATAGATAATTTTATTTTCAAAGGATTGACCTGGTCGTGTTAAAACGATTAATAGCCCTAAGGGAATACCAATTAGAATGGAGAAGAGTAGCGAAATTCCGACCATTTGGAATGTTTCGATAATTGATTTTCCAATGACATCTGACCAATCTGAAAAGAAGCTTTGAATACTACTCATTGAATTCGCCTCCTAATTCTTCTACCGCAACACCATTTTCTGTAAAATAGGTTAGGGCCTTTTGGACGATATGGGTTTCTCCATGTAAATGCACCACGATATTCCCAACAATGCCGTTTTTTAATTCAATAATATTAGCTGTTAAAATATTCGGTTGCACATCGTACACCTTCGTGACTTCTGCTAGTAATGGCTTACCCGTACTATCACCAAGGAATGTTAAACGAATGACACTTCCAGAAACGTTTAACTGCTCAATGAGTGAAGGGGATAAATTACGCTGAGAAATTGTATTTAAAAACTTTCTAGTAGTAAGGTGCTTCGGTTTTGCAAAAAGCTCAATAGCAGTACCAAACTCCACGACCTTACCTGATTCGAGAACAGATACCTCATCACATATTTTCTGAATGACATTCATTTCATGTGTGATGAGTAGGATCGTAATGCCTAACTCGCGGTTAATTTTTAACAACAATTCAAGGATGGCCTCGGTCGTTTCAGGATCGAGTGCACTTGTTGCCTCGTCACTAAGTAAAATCTCTGGCTCTTGTGCTAAGGCACGTGCAATAGCAACTCGTTGCTTTTGCCCACCAGAAAGTTGATTAGGATAGCTATCCAGTTTCTCTGTTAATCCTACAATTTCGGCGTATTTTGCTACACGGTTTTTTACTTCCTTGTCGTTATAGCCTAGTAGTTTTAAAGGCACAGCAATATTGTTGTAAACTGTTGCAGTTTTTAATAGATTAAAATGTTGGAAAATCATTCCTATTTTTTGTCGTGTTTGACGTAATTCATTTAGCGAAAGGGCTGTAATGTCCACATTGTCTATCAGTACTTTTCCCGAAGTAGGACGTTCCAGTAAATTGACACATCGAATAAGTGTACTTTTACCAGCACCACTATAGCCGATAACCCCATGAATTTGTCCCTTTTTCACATGAAGATTGATTCCATCCACAGCTTTAATGATCCCTTTTTTCGTCTTAAATTCTTTCGATATATTTTGTAATTGAATCATACGATATTGCTCCTTTCTCGTCCTTCTAAAAGTGAGAATCTGCTCGTTTTCTCATGAGGAATACAGCAGATTCTTCTGCTAATAGAAGCATATTACCAGCTAGGAATCACAGAACCTTTGAATTCTTCTTCAATGAATTGACGTACTTCCTCAGATTGGTAAGCCTCAACAAACTTTTTAATGGTTGGGTCGTTTTCATTTTCAGCACGTACTACAATGTAATTCACGTATGGTGAGTCAGTAGATTCTAATAGAATAGAGTCTTCTTTAGGATTAATGCCGGCTTCTAGTGCGAAGTTTGTATTAATGGCTGCTACATCTACTTCACTAAGCTGTTTAGGAATTTGAGCCGCCTCTAGTTCAATGAACTGTAAATTCTTTTTATTTTCTTCAACGTCACGGATAGAGGCTGTTAAGTCTGCACCATCCTTTAGCTTAATATAGCCAGCTTCTTGTAAAACAAAGAGGGCACGGGCCCCATTTGTTGGGTCGTTCGGTAAGCCAAATGTGGCACCATCAGGAATATCATCAAATGATTTATATTTTTCAGAGTAAATACCCATTGGATTTAAAATAGTTTTGCCTACTGGTACTAAATCTGTATCGTGATCTTTATTAAATGTGTCCAAGAAAGGCTCATGTTGGTAGCTGTTTGCATCGAGATCGCCTTCAGCTAACGATGTATTTGGTAAAACATAATCAGAAAACGACTTTAGCTCAACTTCTAAGCCTTTTTCTTTTGCTACTTTAGCTGCTACTTCTGCAATTTGCTCGTGTGGGCCAGAAGTGACACCAACGACGATTTTATTTTCATCGATTGCCTCAGCTTGACCTTTACTATCTTCTTTAGAGCCACAACCGGCTAGAGCTGCTACTAATGTAAGACTTGCTAAACCTACTAAAAATTTATTTTTCTTTTTCATGAAAATGACCTCCAAAATGTTTTTATCGGTTTTTTGAAAATAAAAAAACTCTCTTACAAACTAAGAGAGGCTCATGAAAAAGATGTCCTCTCTTATCTATCAAACGAAATTCGTTTGCAGGATTTAGCACCTTCCTTTTAAAAAGGAGGTTGCCGAGCTTCATAGGGCCAGTCCCTCAGCTACTCTTGATAAGAGATTTATAATATTTTTTTGTAATTCCGATAGAACTAATATAATTTATGGGGTATAGTAAGTCAATAAATATTTTTAAAATTTTTTATATTATTATAATTTTTTGTTATGAAAGAGGGAGAACAATGTCTGTAAGAGTAAATTATGGAATTGGTTCATTTGGCAAGGTTATTAGTGCTCGTATTCTAATGGGAACAGACATCATGGAAGGAATTGAGGCGCTCTGTGAGGAGAATCATATAGAGTCTGCTACAATTGTAAGTTGTATTGGGAGCTTCCAAAAAAGTAGCTTTGTTTATTTAGTACCTGATGAAACATCGCACATTAAAGTCCGTTTTAGTGAAGTCATTGAAAAAGAGGGACCACTCGAATTTATTCAAGGATCTGGTGTTGTCTGTAAACGAGATGGAGGATATGAAACACATTTCCATGGTTCGATGAGTGATCAATGGGGTGTAGTATCAGGGGGACACTTTCTGAAAGGTAGAAATCCCGTTATTACAGCGGACATTGTACTGGCTGAGATTCAAGGCGTTCAGCATATTCGTAGATTGGATGAAGAAACAGGACATATACAATTTTATCCGCTAGAGCAAGGTTTAGAGCTACCAAGAAAAATCGAAAAATAGCATGCCCTGTAGAGAATGTATGCTACAGGACATAGTAGTATTAAGCGGTAAATAATTGTAATTGTTCAATTCTGTGAATGGCTTCACGTAAGCGTTCCTCGCTGACAAGTAAGCCAACACGTATATACCCTTCGCCATATTGACCGAAGCCATTGCCTGCGGCTACTGCAATATCAGCTTTTTCTAGCAATAAATCAGCAAATTGTTCACTAGTGTAGCCTACAGGTACAGGAAGCCAAGCAAAAAAGGAGCCCTTCGGAGCCGTAACTTGCCAGCCAATTCTTTGAGCTTCTTCAATTAATACATTTCGACGACGTTCATAAGTAGCCCTTAGTTCATCTGCACATTCTTGAGAGGCTGTTAGTGCCACTGCTGCTGCTTGCTGAATTGCAGGGAATTGACTACAAAACAAATGATCTTGAACGAGATTAATAGCCGCAATAATATCGGCGTTACCAACGGCGAAGCCTATACGCCAGCCAGCCATATTAAAGGTTTTCGATAGTGTATACATTTCAATACCAATGTCTTTTGCACCCTCTGCCTGTAGGAAGCTAATAGGTTTATTGCCATCAAATCCTATTGCCCCATAAGCAAAATCATGTGATACGATAATATTATGTTCCTTGGCAAAGCGAACAGTCTCTTCGAAAAATGCCAGTGTTGCTGTACCACCTGTAGGGTTATTCGGGTAATTTAAATAAAGTAGCTTGGCTTTTTCTTTCACTTCATTAGGTAATGCATGATAATCAGGTAAGAAATTATTTTCAGCAAAAAGTGGCATAACCTCAAAATTTACATCACCTAATACTACACCTGATAAGTAGTCTGGATAGCCTGGGTCCGGTAATAGCATGGTATCACCAGGGTTTAATACGGCTAGAGGTAGCTCAACAAGACCTATTTTTGTTCCGCCAAGAATTGCTACCTCCGTGTCGGGATTTATATCAACATTATATTCCCGTTTGTAAAAATTGGCAGCTGCCTGGCGTAATTCGGCGATACCACGAAACGGCGAATATTTGTGATTTTGAGGATTGTCTGCTGCTTCCTGTAAAGCTTGAATGATGTGAGGTGGCGTCGGTTGGTCGGGATTACCTTGCCCGAGATTGATGACATCACGTCCCTCCTCTAGGGCACTGTTTACTTTTTGGACGAGTGCCGCAAAAAATTGGGGAGGTAGTTGCTGTAGTTTTTTAGAGAATTCCATGCATGATCACCTTTTTCAGAATATAATAATTATTAATGAAGAATATGAAGCAAATAGTATTACTTTTTCTGTTAATTGTCTAGAGGAGGAATAGATATGAAAATAGGTTGTATTCAATTAAACGTTGGCTTTGGCAAAGTAGAAGAAAATTTTGCACGAGCAGAAAACAAGATTCGAGAAGCGGCAGAACAAGGTGCAGAAATCATTGTGCTACCTGAAATGTGGAATACAGGCTATGCACTAGAGAAATTGCCTGACTTAGCAGATGTCAATGGTGAGCGAACGAAAGCCTTTTTGGCACACTTAGCGAAGGAACTTGGTGTACATATTGTAGGTGGTTCCGTATCAATAAAAAAAGGCGATAAATTTTATAATACGATGTATACATTTGATTGCCATGGAGAGCTTGTAGGGGAATATAGTAAGGCCCATCTTTTCCGTTTAATGGACGAGCATCTTTATTTAGAAGCAGGGGATGAAATGAATCGTTTTGCTTTAGGAGATATTGAGGCTGCTGGTGTCATTTGCTATGATATTCGTTTCCCTGAATGGTTACGTGCCCACGCCTTACAAGGAGCAAAGGTATTATTTGTACCAGCACAGTGGCCGACACCAAGGATTGATCATTGGAAAACGCTACTACAGGCTCGTGCGATTGAGAACCAATGTTTTGTCATCGCAGTTAATCGTATTTCAAAAAAGGTAGAAAACTTTAATGGGCAATCTATGATTATTCAGCCTTGGGGTGAAGTACTTTGGATTGGTGCTGAAGATGAAGAAGTAGCGGTCATTGATGTAGACTTTTCTATTGTCGATGAAGTACGCGGAAGAATCCCAGTTTATGACGATCGTAGACCTGGACTATATCAGGATGTTGTTGTGAAAGGGTAGTGAAGAGGCACGCTCAAAAGGGAAGACAACCTGCTGAGCGTGCCTACTTTTTTAGACCTTATCCTCAATTAATGAATTTGCCAATAGCATAAACTCAAGTGTGATGCGGTTATGTCCTTTCATAAAATTTTTACCTAATAAACCTTCAAGCTTTTTTAATCGGTGATAGAGGGTTTGACGAACAATAAACAACTGATTGGCTGTTTGTTGTTTGGAGCCATTTGTTTGTAAATACACCTGTAATGTTTCGAGTAGCTTACTATTATATTTTTTATCGTACTCAATCACTGGCTGAAGATAGTCGTAAATTACTTCCTGTAAATTCACCTGCATTTGTAGCTTATAAATTAAATGATATAAATGCAGATCATCATAAAAAAAGGAGGAAGTTTGTACTTTACGGCAAATATATAAGGTTTCTATGGCTGTTTGATAGCTTTTCGGAATTTCCTCTACGTTACAAATGACTCTCCCAACGGCTACTTGAAAGCCTTGTGTCTGTTGCTTCTTATAAAAATCAGTTTTAGGAAGTGTAGAAAAGATGTTATTTAATATGTCACGAGTTGCTTTGCTGTCTTTTGTATGAAGTAAAATAAAAATAACATAGCTCTTTCTTTCAAATAAAAATGGGATGAAGCCATGCTGTTCAAAGAGATTTCGATAATAGAGTTTACTATAGACGATATCTTCCTGTGCTTTCGGCAATGTATGGGGAGAGGCTAAAATAAAAACAGTTCCACTAGATTGTTGATAGCTTGAGTAATGTGTATCAATAAATTTAAAGATTTCCTCCTTAGAAAGTTTTTGATCAATCCAATCTGCTAAAATGGTTGCATCCTCTATATTCTTCTTTTCCTCGATATAGAATTCCCGCATTAATAGTTGCGCTAATGCCGTTGCTGTACGATCTAATATTAATAATTCAAATTCTGAGAATAGCCCATCTTCTCGATAGAGTGTTAGGTCTGCATAATGTTCATCAAAGATGAAAATAGGCTCATGTTTAAATTGTGGTGCAGATTTGTGCAATGTTTCTAATTGCTGCCGTTTTTTGTGTCCCATATTAGGATAAAAGATAGGCTCTCGCTCTTTAATAGCAAACATGATTTGTGTCTTTAATTCGTTATACATATTTTGCAAAATATCGTCTGTGTTCTGTCCTAAGACTGCATTTTTGTTCAATGCCTGTGAGTAAGATTCTAGCGAAGAAATGAGTAAATATTGCTTATTGATAATTTGGCTATGTAAATCCTGTGTAATGCGAACAAAAGGAACTGCCTCATGAAAAACAATAATGGGAAACTGATGATAGTTAGCAAGTGCTATGATTGCTTCAGGAACTGTTTGAATATAGGAGCCATACTCAATACAGAGAGCGGCACATTTTTTTTGAATAAGGGCTTCTACAAATGCCGCAAAATCCTCAATGCTATGCTGTAGACTAATTCCTGTTGTTAATACTAGTTCTTCACCGACCAAAAAATCATCAACTTGCACGATTTCAAGAACATGTACCCATTTGACAATCCTTGATAATCCCTCGTAACCTGCTACAACCTCTGCCTTTTGAAAATATTTATTTTCCAAAACATCTAGTACTTTTAGTTGAAATGGACTCAATTTAGCTCCTCCTTTTGACATGATTAAATTAAAATGATTTTCTATAAATTCTGTTTAATGTTGTGTATTTTCTTATAAAATAGCAATTATTTTATTTTAAGAATATTTAGTCTATTTTACATTATGTTTAAAACATATGTATAGAATTTTACAGTTTGTCTATTACTTCAACGTTATGAAACATGTAAGATTTTTGTAAGCGATCAAGTAATCTAATAAAAGAGGTGACAGATATGGAGCAACAAACGCATTTACAAAGAGGGTTAAAAAAGCGGCATATGACGATGATTGCTATTGCCGGAGTAATCGGTGCAGGACTATTTATGGGAAGTGGCTCGGTTATTAATTTAGCTGGTCCTGGGGCAATTTTATCGTATATATTCGCAGGAATTATCGTTGTGTTAGTTATGCGTATGCTGGGTGAGATGGCGGCTGTCAATCCAACGAGTGGGTCGTTTGCACACTATGCACATGAAGCCATTGGTCCATGGGCAGGCTTTATGATTGGTTGGCTGTACTGGTTTTTCTGGGTTATTGCCATTGCATTAGAGGCAACAGCAGCGGCAGCAATTATTCAGTATTGGTATGATGGGATTCCTTTATGGCTATTAAGTCTGTTGTTAACCGTAGCACTTACTTTAACAAATGTTGTTTCTGTCAAAGCCTTTGGTGAATTTGAGTATTGGTTCTCTCTTATTAAGGTTGCAAGTATAGTAGTGTTCCTCGGTCTTGGAGCATTTATTATTTTTGGCATTGCACCAAACTTTAATGCAGTAGGCATGACCAATTTAGTAGGGCAAGGTGGTTTTTTACCAAATGGTTTTGGTGCTGTGTTAATGGGTGTTGTTATCGTCATTTTTTCTTTCATGGGAACAGAGATCGTGGCTATCGCTGCTGGGGAATCAGATGAACCTTTAGCGGCCGTAACGAAAGCAACCAATTCCATTACTTGGCGTATTTTAATTTTCTATGTCGGCTCTATAGCGGTTGTTGTGACACTTTTACCTTGGCATTCTTCAGATATTTTAACAAGTCCTTATGTAGCGGTTCTCGATTATATTGGGATTCCTGCTGCCGCACAAATCATGAATTTTGTTGTTTTAACAGCTGTGTTATCATGCTTAAATTCAGCGCTTTATGCAACTTCACGAATGGTATTTTCTCTAGCGGAGAAAGGGGAGGCCCCAAAAGCATTTTTAAAATTAAATAAAAAAGGTGCTCCTGTAAATGCCATTTTAGCAGCAACATTTTTCTCTTATATTGCAGTTATTATGAATTATGTTTCTCCAGATAAAGTTTTTATGTTTTTACTAAGTTCTTGTAGTGCTATAACGCTCATTCTTTATTTAATCATTGCCTTTTCACAATTAAAAATGCGACGGAAGATTGAACAGGAAAACCCGGAGCTATTAAAGGTGAAAATGTGGTTATTCCCTTATTTAACGTATTTCACAATACTAGCAACAACAGCTTTATTAATTGCGATGTTCTTTATAGAGTCTATGCGCTCGCAAATTTTATTCACATGTGTTGTCGTTGCAGTTGTGATGATTTTCTATATGCTTACGCAAAAGAAAAAGACAGTTAAACAAGCCGATGAATCAAGCTCTATTTTCAGCAAGGAAGAGTTTGATTTTGAACAATAATACGATGAAGGAGTGGTCTCATTATGACAGTTCAGCAAGAAATGAAAACGCTAACACATTTTATTAAAGGTGAAGAGGTAGCCGGTACAAGTGGTCGATTCACAGAAGTGTATAACCCATCCACAGGTGAGGTCATTGCAAGAGTACCTCTTGCTTCAAAAGATGAAGTAAAGCATGCTATTCAGCTTGCAAAAGAGGCCTTCCCAGCATGGAAAAAGACATCAATAGGTAAACGAGTAGAAGTGCTACATCGTTTCCGTCAATTGTTAGTAGAAAGACAGGATAAGCTAATCAATATGATTTGTCAGGAAAGTGGTAAAACAAGGGAAGATGCAAAAGGTGAGATTGTTCGTGGTATTGAATCAGTTGATATGGCAATCAGTGCACCCCAAATGCTAAAAGGGGAGTATTCCGTCAATGTAGGTGGAAATATTAATGCTTTTTCTGCCAAATCGCCACTCGGCGTAGTAGCAACCATTGCACCATTTAATTTCCCTGTTATGGTACCACTTGCTATTACAAGTATGGCAGTTGCTGTAGGGAATGCCGTTATATTAAAGCCGTCTGAGCGCGTTCCTATTTCTGCCTTATATTTAAGCCAATTATGGAAAGAGGCAGGACTTCCAGATGGTATTTGGACAGTGGTTAATGGAGATAAAGAGGCAGTCGATGAACTATTAGAAAACAAAGAGATTCAAGCAATTTCATTTGTTGGGTCAACGCCTGTTGCTGAATATATCTATCAAACTGGAACAAAACACAATAAACGAGTTGCAGCATTTGGCGGTGGAAAGAATTTCATGATTGTTATGCCAGATGCCAACTTAGAACAAACAGCCAATGCCTTTTTAGGAGCCGCATATGGTGCAGCCTCTCAGCGCTGTATGGCTATTTCAGGTGCACTTGTTGTAGGTAAGGATACGGAACAACGTTTTACAGAAATATTGAAACATAAAATATCTCAACTTAAGGTAGGGCCATATACAGAGCAAGATGTCGACTTTGGCCCAGTCATTACTAAACAATCGAAGGAAACAATTATACGTTATATCGATGGGGCAGTCACTGAAGGAGCAAATCTTGTCATCGACGGTAGACATCCAAAAGTATGCGAAACGTCTAATGGTTTTTATCTTGGTCCAACACTACTGAACAATGTGACACCAGAAATGACGATCTTTAAAGAAGAGGTTTTTGGACCAGCGCGTATTGTAGTAGGTGTAGATACATTACAAGAAGCGATTGATCTCATAAATGACCATGAACTTGGTAATGGTGTAACCATGTTTACAAGCAGTGGAGCAGCAGCACGTAGATTCCAAGAAGAAATAGAAGTTGGCATGGTAGGGGTTAATGTACCAATACCAATTCCTGTTGGCTATCACAACTTTGGGGGATGGAAACGCTCTAAATTTGGTGAGGGGCATATGTTTGGACCAGATCAAGCGAGATTCTTTACAAAAGCAAAAACCATTTCTGAACGCTGGCCAGATGAAACTGAGGATACAACAAGTTCCTTTGCATTCCCAAGCAATAACGACGCGAAAAGCTAATGCAGTGAAAATAATAAGGAGGGGTGTTTGGCTATGACGCAGACAAATCTTAAAAGTGATGTATTAACAAAGGATGAGCAATATGTATGGCATTCAATGAAACCGTACAATCCACAAGCCACATATGTAGTGGAGAAATCTGATGGTGCCAGAATTATTGATACAGATGGTGTGGAATATATTGATGCGATGGCTGGGCTATGGTGTGTCAATGTTGGCTATGGACGTAAAGAATTAGCCGATGCTGCACATGAGCAAATGATGAAAAATGCGTATGCTCCCTTATCCCAGGGGCATTTGCCAGCAGTCGAACTAGCCGAAAAGCTAAATGACATGCTTGGTGGAGATTACGTAATTTTCTTCTCTAATAGCGGTTCAGAGGCGAATGAAACAGCTTTTAAAATAGCTCGACAATACCACCAGCAAAAGGGACAAAGCTCTCGCTATAAAATTGTCTCTCGCTACCGTGCTTATCATGGGAACTCATTCGGTGCATTAGCGGCAACAGGGCAGGCGGAGCGCAAATATAAATATGAGCCACTATCACCTGGGTTTATCCATGTTGCACCACCTGATCAATATCGCGAGTATGAAAGTGATACTATTGCCCCGTTAGATTTAGCGAGTGTAAAGGCTGTAGACAAAACGATGACATGGGAGCTAGGCGATACCATTGCCGCCATGATCTTAGAGCCCATTATTACAGGTGGCGGTGTTATTATGCCACCGGAAAACTATTTAAAAGGCATTGAGGCAGTATGTAAAAAACACGGTGCTTTAATGATTGTCGATGAAGTTATTTGTGGCTTCGGTCGTACAGGGAAGCCTTTTGGATTTATGAATTATGGAGTAAAGCCAGATATTATTACGATGGCTAAAGGAATTACAAGTGCCTACTTACCACTATCTGCTACTGCGGTAAAACGCGAAATTTATGAGGCGTTTACAGGTTCTGATGCATACGGCTATTTCCGCCATGTGAATACATTTGGCGGCTCCCCAGTGGCATGTGCAGTAGCATTGAAGAATATTGAAATTCTTGAACAAGAAGCATTGTTCGAGCGATCCAAAGAAGTGGGCGCTGCCACATTACAATCTTTACAACAAGAATTGCAGCATCATTCAAATGTTGGAGATGTGCGAGGAAAAGGCTTATTGATTGGGATTGAATTAGTTGTAGATAAAGTCTCGAAAGATCCTTTACCGGTGGAAAAGGTGAATACTGTCATTGCGAAATGTAAAGAGCAAGGGGTCATCATTGGGAAAAATGGGGCAACCGTTGCAGGGTTTAATAATGTTTTAACATTATCTCCACCACTTAATATTTCAAAAGAAGATCTGGAACGCATACTTGAGGTTGTTGTGGATAGTATAAATCAGCTGTAAATAATTGCTGTCTCTTAAGTTAAGTTTAAGAGACAGCTTTTGTATTTTAAAGCATGACAAAGGCGAGACGGATAATCAATACAGATAGAATTACGCCTGTTATT is a genomic window containing:
- a CDS encoding aspartate aminotransferase family protein — translated: MTQTNLKSDVLTKDEQYVWHSMKPYNPQATYVVEKSDGARIIDTDGVEYIDAMAGLWCVNVGYGRKELADAAHEQMMKNAYAPLSQGHLPAVELAEKLNDMLGGDYVIFFSNSGSEANETAFKIARQYHQQKGQSSRYKIVSRYRAYHGNSFGALAATGQAERKYKYEPLSPGFIHVAPPDQYREYESDTIAPLDLASVKAVDKTMTWELGDTIAAMILEPIITGGGVIMPPENYLKGIEAVCKKHGALMIVDEVICGFGRTGKPFGFMNYGVKPDIITMAKGITSAYLPLSATAVKREIYEAFTGSDAYGYFRHVNTFGGSPVACAVALKNIEILEQEALFERSKEVGAATLQSLQQELQHHSNVGDVRGKGLLIGIELVVDKVSKDPLPVEKVNTVIAKCKEQGVIIGKNGATVAGFNNVLTLSPPLNISKEDLERILEVVVDSINQL
- a CDS encoding CoA-acylating methylmalonate-semialdehyde dehydrogenase → MTVQQEMKTLTHFIKGEEVAGTSGRFTEVYNPSTGEVIARVPLASKDEVKHAIQLAKEAFPAWKKTSIGKRVEVLHRFRQLLVERQDKLINMICQESGKTREDAKGEIVRGIESVDMAISAPQMLKGEYSVNVGGNINAFSAKSPLGVVATIAPFNFPVMVPLAITSMAVAVGNAVILKPSERVPISALYLSQLWKEAGLPDGIWTVVNGDKEAVDELLENKEIQAISFVGSTPVAEYIYQTGTKHNKRVAAFGGGKNFMIVMPDANLEQTANAFLGAAYGAASQRCMAISGALVVGKDTEQRFTEILKHKISQLKVGPYTEQDVDFGPVITKQSKETIIRYIDGAVTEGANLVIDGRHPKVCETSNGFYLGPTLLNNVTPEMTIFKEEVFGPARIVVGVDTLQEAIDLINDHELGNGVTMFTSSGAAARRFQEEIEVGMVGVNVPIPIPVGYHNFGGWKRSKFGEGHMFGPDQARFFTKAKTISERWPDETEDTTSSFAFPSNNDAKS